One segment of Babesia bigemina genome assembly Bbig001, chromosome : II DNA contains the following:
- a CDS encoding 60S ribosomal protein L11, putative: protein MTEENVMRNIRISKLVLNIGVGESGDRLTRAGKVLEQLTDQKPVFSKCRFTIRSLGVRRNEKIACHVTVRGKKALELLERGLKVKEYELKKENFSDTGNFGFGIQEHIDLGLKYDPSTGIYGMDFYVQLIRPGYRVTKRRKCRARIGKNHKITKEDAMKWFQEKFDGIIFN from the exons ATGACGGAGGAGAATGTGATGCGCAACATCCGTATCAGCAAGCTCGTGCTGAACATCGGTGTGGGAGAG TCTGGCGATCGTCTCACCCGCGCCGGCAAGGTGCTCGAGCAGCTGACCGACCAGAAGCCTGTGTTCTCGAAATGCCGCTTCACCATCCGTTCGCTTGGTGTTAGGAGGAACGAGAAAATCGCCTGCCACGTGACTGTGCGCGGCAAGAAGGCTCTTGAATTGCTCGAGCGTGGCCTCAAGGTCAAGGAGTACGAGCTTAAGAAGGAGAACTTCTCTGACACTGGCAACTTCGGTTTCGGTATCCAGGAGCACATCGATTTGGGACTGAAATACGACCCCTCCACCG GTATTTACGGTATGGACTTCTACGTGCAGCTGATCAGGCCCGGCTACCGTGTCACCAAGCGCAGGAAGTGCAGGGCTAGGATCGGCAAGAACCACAAGATCACCAAGGAAGACGCCATGAAGTGGTTCCAGGAGAAGTTCGACGGTATTATCTTCAACTAG
- a CDS encoding 40S ribosomal protein S18, putative, whose product MAIQITASDQFQHILRILNTNVDGREKITVALTAIRGIGRRMATVVCKVAGIDVTKRAGELTNDEINKVVTIIGSPADVMIPAWFLNRQKDYKEGKNMHNTANMLDTCLRDDLERMKKMRLHRGLRHYWGLRTRGQHTKTTGRHGRTVGVAKKK is encoded by the coding sequence ATGGCGATCCAGATCACTGCTTCCGACCAGTTCCAGCACATCCTTCGTATCCTCAACACCAACGTTGATGGACGCGAGAAGATCACGGTCGCCTTGACCGCCATCAGGGGTATCGGACGCCGTATGGCCACCGTGGTCTGCAAGGTTGCAGGCATCGACGTGACCAAGAGGGCTGGCGAGCTCACGAACGATGAGATCaacaaggtggtgaccatcATCGGCTCCCCTGCGGACGTCATGATCCCCGCCTGGTTCCTCAACAGGCAGAAGGACTACAAGGAGGGAAAGAACATGCACAACACCGCGAACATGCTCGACACCTGCCTTCGTGATGACCTCGAGCGCATGAAGAAGATGCGTCTCCACAGGGGTCTCAGGCACTACTGGGGACTTAGGACCCGTGGTCAGCACACCAAGACCACCGGCCGTCACGGCAGGACCGTGGGTGTCGCAAAGAAGAAGTGA
- a CDS encoding membrane protein, putative, with the protein MRCTIVLALVVSSQIAIAAPGNKKQQQDDITVTGLVVIKDRTYRATCNCPAHVKSLENMIYISRGLCYPSKVKVRTHGVHDPDEYKLLVDGMHLIPHEDFTSVHQHPLSAMDGRVKGKAFYAPGGDLGIFILAMLNMYENDGIPTQQTVTNMLREYVRQIPKGRDFRHAVDEKSVEAIRNALKWELIELTNIDPPHQKAVKDTIAAGAYGNPFLNYLVRKFRNNPSKKTIVTECINAFFEIVWDKSDSMWERMVIQLLEGEHKPRALMELSVSKGCELARMAPLVTAKVEDMQLLIYTEFAANYRKREVATFIYNQQDSRKRTLPLDEVLQHLDKLTHTVTEEYGRY; encoded by the exons ATGCGCTGCACAATCGTGCTTGCGCTAGTTGTATCATCGCAAATCGCAATTGCCGCCCCGGGCAATAAAAAACAGCAGCAGGATGACATCACCGTCACTGGGCTGGTGGTCATCAAGGACCGGACGTACCGAGCGACGTGCAACTGTCCAGCCC ACGTAAAGTCACTGGAGAACATGATCTACATCAGCAGGGGTCTCTG CTATCCTTCCAAGGTAAAGGTTAGAACACATGGGGTTCACGACCCGGACGAATACAAGTTGTTGGTCGACGGTATGCACCTGATACCGCATGAGGACTTCACAAGCGTTCACCAACACCCTCTGTCGGCAATGGACGGTAGAGTCAAAGGGAAGGCCTTCTATGCCCCAG GTGGCGATCTCGGCATTTTCATTTTGGCGATGCTGAACATGTATGAAAACGATGGAATTCCAACCCAGCAAACGGTCACCAACATGTTGCGGGAGTACGTCCGCCAAATACCAAAAGGCCGCGACTTCAGGCATGCTGTCGACGAAAAGTCAGTTGAAGCGATTCGAAACGCTCTGAAATGG GAACTTATCGAGCTGACCAACATCGACCCGCCACATCAAAAGGCCGTAAAAGACACAATCGCAGCGGGAGCA TACGGCAACCCGTTTTTGAATTATTTGGTTCGCAAGTTCCGCAACAATCCGAGCAAAAAAA CCATTGTAACGGAATGCATTAACGCCTTTTTCGAAATCGTGTGGGACAAGAGTGACAGCATGTGGGAGCGAATGGTTATACAACTCCTCGAGGGGGAACACAAGCCACGAGCGCTTATGGAATTGTCCGTCTCCAAGGGCTGCGAACTCGCCCGCATGGCGCCTCTAGTTACGGCTAAGGTTGAAGAcatgcagctgctgatATACACGGAATTCGCCGCCAATTATCGCAAACGGGAAGTGGCAACGTTCATCTACAACCAGCAGGACTCGCGCAAACGAACATTGCCGCTGGACGAGGTTCTGCAGCATCTGGACAAGCTCA CCCACACCGTGACGGAAGAGTACGGTAGGTACTAA
- a CDS encoding Ribosome maturation protein SBDS, translated as MCGLFQPIGQVRLTNVATVRLKVGGCRFEIACYKNKVLNWRSGVETDIQEVLQSPYIFTSISKGKLAKNDQLIKAFGTKEVDVICKQILDKGEIQVSKEERNQQLQATFKDVVTILSEVAINPKTGHPLTSTLIENTLKSSAFSVTLREPAKKQALKALAHLQQLYPNEIARSQMRLKITCTAGQRREVLGFLKANNAYIENDGASGGQRNSYPRSRSSSVASDQSEDTTHVASQSSAEDVHEKAKSNGEGRSGARNKEGSSSVETRAHGAVVNIRFLCCTKIYREIDSFVTHTLQPPGSLQLVALNVKDAGNVGLSSLQNFSTQTSSATIKRSDSTHVNAVKTTQEGVAEALKNLSIDSKEDKSTASTRDNAASKKPAFKCTNCKMHFDSTAEYRAHCKSELHVFNNKLTLKGLPPVSPQEFEELELCRKNTSLT; from the exons ATGTGTGGTCTGTTTCAGCCGATAGGGCAGGTTCGGCTGACGAATGTCGCCACTGTGCGCCTCAAGGTGGGAGGTTGCCGCTTTGAGATTGCCTGCTACAAAAACAAGGTCCTCAACTGGCGCTCAG GCGTGGAAACCGACATCCAGGAGGTCCTGCAAAGCCCGTACATCTTCACCAGCATTTCCAAAGGGAAACTGGCGAAAAACGACCAGCTTATCAAGGCATTCGGCACCAAGGAAGTGGATGTGATCTGCAAACAGATCCTCGACAAGGGCGAGATTCAGGTCAGCAAGGAGGAGCGgaaccagcagctgcaggccaCGTTCAAGGATGTCGTCACCATTCTCAGCGAGGTGGCCATCAACCCGAAGACTGGCCACCCACTCACGAGCACGCTGATCGAGAACACGCTAAAGTCAAGCGCATTCAGCGTGACCCTGCGGGAGCCCGCGAAGAAGCAGGCGCTGAAGGCACTCGCccacctgcagcagctgtacCCTAACGAAATAGCTCGATCGCAAATGCGTCTCAAAATCACCTGCACGGCGGGACAGAGGCGTGAAGTGCTGGGTTTTCTGAAGGCGAACAATGCGTACATCGAGAACGACGGGGCATCTGGCGGCCAACGCAACAGCTACCCCCGGTCGCGGTCCAGCTCTGTAGCGAGTGACCAGTCTGAGGACACGACACATGTCGCATCTCAGAGCTCAGCTGAAGATGTTCATGAAAAGGCAAAGTCAAACGGTGAAGGTCGCTCTGGTGCCCGTAATAAGGAGGGAAGCAGCAGCGTGGAAACCCGAGCGCACGGCGCCGTGGTGAACATCAGGTTTCTCTGCTGCACGAAAATATATCGCGAAATCGACAGCTTCGTGACGCATACGCTGCAGCCCCCCGGCTCGTTGCAGCTGGTCGCGTTAAATGTGAAGGATGCCGGGAACGTAGGCCTGTCATCCTTGCAAAATTTTTCGACGCAGACATCTTCCGCAACCATCAAACGCAGCGATTCGACCCACGTCAATGCCGTTAAAACTACGCAAGAAGGCGTCGCCGAGGCGTTGAAAAACCTCAGCATCGATTCCAAGGAAGACAAGTCAACAGCGTCCACACGTGACAACGCAGCGAGCAAGAAGCCCGCGTTTAAGTGCACAAACTGCAAGATGCATTTCGACAGCACGGCGGAATACCGGGCACACTGCAAATCTGAGCTGCATGTATTCAACAACAAGTTGACGCTTAAGGGCCtaccgccagtgtcgccgCAGGAGTTCGAAGAGCTTGAGCTCTGTCGCAAGAATACGTCGCTCACCTAG
- a CDS encoding elongation factor G 2, mitochondrial precursor, putative, producing MGTLAALSVTPKLWTCIRRSLPLGGWRIGRSFSTDHRTSSGDAYSTSDIRNIGIVAHIDAGKTTLAEALLSRGMEQNRHGKMQQNPVQLDFMEQEIKRGITIRAACSSFNWGRHHINIIDTPGHTDFSGEVFNAMSVIGGCIIVIDGIKGVQAQTRHLNAALPRNMPKILFINKIDRPGVSIEENLQSIREHLRLTTVLINQPVEDSKSMATNRRIVSVLEENDECNDECAPMRDALTDCLCDIDDQVADIYLTDGHVPRDHLIAQLQKHVGEGRVTPVLCGSALTMAGVDQLLNAVCKLFPPPTTLGDLQSSSKGYTLVRTFKTVHGGASQIHAFCKVLKGVATPGMRLHNLELGKAEQAGKIFKIHGNTYQERSDILMISGMQSARTGHLLSTDPKKILPSEYGTALSTVSAATRCVCFATFTPKNGHSIDDVVDAMAKMKIEDPSVYYKYDPDAVDGLVVGGYGEFHLEILAEMLKDDYGIPVQIGKLTVALKESPTDIAETSLYTDATVPEVYSRHHAPDKTHIGIHLIMEPMEAGTSYTHRELGDKSTSPPSEGSASPTDANAPINKVDDENVVFLSPNGSVIAQADAILASTKTREILASVKQMLHNVLAAGPLIGGSMINTRVRHGKTFMHGISDKGGENEDPAKLHCRRYCQAAIRTIRSGAKATASRALKEIYSNVPIELHQPVVSLNIVVPNEYVGNVTTDLRRQRNANIATIASEGSGSNVMSTIVANVPMKHALGYTKALRALTNGNATFTMVPCGYTPVPANEANQ from the exons ATGGGCACATTGGCGGCGCTGAGCGTTACACCGAAGCTATGGACATGTATCCGGAGGAGCTTGCCTCTGGGCGGATGGCGTATCGGAAGGTCCTTCTCCACAGATCATCGTACAAGCAGCGGAGATGCGTATTCAA CCAGTGACATCAGGAATATCGGGATAGTGGCGCACATTGACGCAGGCAAGACGACCCTTGCTGAGGCGCTGCTTTCACGGGGCATGGAACAAAACAGACATGGCAAAATGCAACAGAATCCCGTGCAGTTAGATTTTATGGAGCAG GAGATCAAACGGGGTATTACCATACGGGCTGCCTGTTCAAGTTTCAATTGGGGCCGCCACCACATCAACATCATAGACACGCCTGG GCACACCGACTTCAGTGGAGAGGTCTTCAACGCAATGAGCGTCATCGGCGGTTGCATCATTGTCATCGACGGCATCAAGGGGGTGCAGGCGCAAACCAGGCACCTGAATGCTGCGCTGCCGCGCAATATGCCCAAAATTCTATTCATTAACAAGATAGACAGGCCTGGTGTTTCAATAGAGGAGAACCTCCAATCGATACGGGAGCATCTCAGACTTACTACCGTCCTAATTAATCAGCCCGTGGAGGATTCAAAAAGCATGGCGACCAACAGAAGAATTGTATCAGTGCTGGAAGAAAATGACGAGTGCAATGATGAATGTGCACCGATGCGTGACGCACTCACAGACTGCTTGTGTGATATCGACGACCAAGTCGCAGACATATACTTGACCGATGGTCACGTGCCAAgggaccatctcatcgcacAACTACAGAAGCACGTAGGGGAGGGAAGAG TAACTCCAGTTCTCTGTGGATCTGCCCTTACCATGGCTGGAGTggaccagctgctgaacgCCGTATGCAAACTTTTCCCACCGCCTACCACTTTGGGCGACCTCCAGAGCTCTTCTAAG GGATACACGCTCGTACGCACTTTTAAGACGGTCCACGGCGGCGCGTCTCAGATACATGCGTtctgcaaagtgctgaagG GTGTGGCAACGCCCGGTATGCGTCTCCACAACCTCGAGTTGGGTAAGGCGGAGCAAGCTGGGAAGATATTCAAGATACACGGAAATACGTACCAGGAGCGCA GCGATATACTGATGATTAGCGGGATGCAATCTGCAAGGACAGGGCACCTGCTTTCCACAGACCCTAAGAAGATCCTGCCCAGCGAATACGGCACAGCACTGTCTACCGTGTCCGCGGCAACTAGGTGCGTCTGCTTTGCAACCTTCACCCCCAAAAACG GGCATTCCATCGATGACGTTGTCGATGCCATGGCCAAGATGAAAATCGAAGACCCGAGCGTCTACTACAAGTACGACCCCGACGCCGTGGATGGCCTGGTGGTGGGCGGCTACGGCGAATTCCATCTGGAGATACTCGCGGAAATGCTAAAGGATGATTACG GGATACCGGTTCAAATCGGCAAGCTGACAGTGGCTCTAAAG GAATCGCCGACGGACATTGCGGAAACGTCGCTGTACACCGACGCCACAGTACCTGAGG TTTATTCCCGGCACCATGCGCCAGACAAAACGCACATCGGGATCCATCTCATCATGGAGCCAATGGAGGCCGGAACAT CTTATACACACCGTGAACTAGGCGACAAATCAACATCACCACCATCGGAGGGGTCGGCTTCACCCACCGATGCGAACGCACCGATTAACAAG GTCGACGACGAAAATGTCGTGTTCCTCAGTCCAAACGGTTCGGTGATTGCGCAGGCTGATGCCATATTGGCATCGACAAAAACTAGGGAGATCCTCGCCAGCGTTAAGCAGATGCTCCACAACGTCCTTGCAGCGGGACCTCTCATTGGAGGCTCAATGATCAATACAAGGGTCAGACACGGCAAAACATTTATGCATGGTATTTCAGATAAGGGTGGCGAAAATGAAGATCCTGCCAAGCTCCACTGTCGCAGGTATTGCCAAGCTGCCATACGGACAATTCGCTCAGGTGCCAAAGCCACAGCTTCCAGGGCGCTGAAAGAGATCTACAGCAACGTGCCTATTGAGTTGCACCAGCCAGTGGTGTCTCTCAATATCGTGGTTCCCAACGAATACGTCGGAAACGTCACTACGGACCTG cgcaggCAAAGGAACGCCAACATAGCGACGATCGCGAGTGAAGGCAGCGGCAGCAACGTCATGTCGACCATAGTCGCCAAC GTGCCGATGAAGCACGCATTGGGATACACCAAAGCCCTCCGCGCCCTTACGAACG GAAATGCTACGTTCACAATGGTGCCGTGCGGATAtacgccagtgcccgcaaACGAAGCGAATCAGTGA
- a CDS encoding spherical body protein 4 SBP4, putative, translated as MVAISAAFVACIFGLTAVRGFDNVIEVTFQEHGESDNMVLDLSIPSESDMMIHRQTDGCAPRTPVVYTPVRPNKLRHLVWSDTVIHGVGDDDEDTIEKVTVHTHCHETLIEVSLGSTKVHYLGRDGEFEFVSEHKYQEELREMTKTIVVDINDVNDNKYLSYETNTAYGITWYNIVPISCFYSDKVVAGNVTVWTGVGCHQRFAGASVYVNGHEKLVALIYHDVDGMKEALYHGKNEVYEELTLEQFDEQFKLLEEKFAAGKNSVDAEVRKEVEEHQ; from the coding sequence ATGGTCGCCATTTCGGCCGCTTTCGTCGCCTGCATTTTCGGCCTTACGGCCGTGCGCGGTTTTGACAATGTCATCGAGGTGACCTTCCAGGAGCACGGCGAGTCCGACAACATGGTGTTGGACCTGTCCATCCCCAGCGAGAGCGACATGATGATCCACAGGCAGACTGACGGCTGTGCTCCCCGCACCCCCGTCGTCTACACGCCTGTCAGGCCCAACAAGCTGAGGCACTTGGTCTGGAGCGACACCGTGATCCACGGCGTCGgtgacgacgacgaggacacCATCGAGAAGGTCACCGTCCACACCCACTGCCACGAGACCCTCATTGAGGTGTCCCTCGGCAGCACCAAGGTCCACTACCTTGGCCGCGATGGCGAGTTCGAGTTCGTCTCTGAGCACAAGTACCAGGAGGAGCTCCGCGAGATGACCAAGACCATCGTTGTCGACATCAACGACGTCAACGACAACAAGTACTTGAGCTACGAGACCAACACCGCGTACGGCATCACGTGGTACAACATTGTCCCCATTTCGTGCTTCTACTCCGACAAGGTCGTTGCTGGCAACGTCACCGTCTGGACCGGTGTTGGCTGCCACCAGCGCTTCGCCGGCGCCAGCGTGTACGTGAACGGCCACGAGAAGCTCGTCGCCCTTATCTACCACGACGTTGACGGCATGAAGGAGGCTCTCTACCACGGCAAGAACGAGGTCTACGAGGAGCTGACCCTTGAGCAGTTCGACGAGCAGTTCAAGCTCCTCGAGGAGAAGTTCGCTGCTGGCAAGAACAGCGTCGACGCTGAGGTGCGCAAGGAGGTTGAGGAGCACCAGTGA
- a CDS encoding ribosomal protein L13, putative: MKHNNVIHNVHRVKCSGKYIKAELDQAGRKKTRLLARRKKAAKAGITPVGYLRPLVHMPSRRYNYKVRLGRGFTLQELKAAGVGKKVAMSIGIAVDHRRTNRCAESLNLNVQRLKTYLSKLVMIPRKKTANKGFCGIPDDTPREKLATMVLSQQKIKDVMPVVQPFTAEAPRPVTSEEAAALSYKRLRQARKAAKAKKTAEE; the protein is encoded by the coding sequence ATGAAGCACAACAACGTTATACATAACGTGCACCGCGTCAAGTGCAGCGGCAAGTACATCAAGGCCGAACTCGACCAGGCCGGCCGCAAGAAGACCCGCCTGCTCGCCCGCAGGAAGAAGGCCGCCAAGGCTGGCATCACGCCGGTCGGATACCTCCGCCCGCTCGTGCACATGCCCAGCCGCCGCTACAACTACAAGGTCCGCCTGGGACGCGGCTTCACCCTGCAGGAGCTCAAGGCCGCGGGCGTCGGCAAGAAGGTGGCCATGAGTATCGGGATCGCGGTCGACCACCGCAGGACTAACCGCTGCGCCGAGAGCCTCAACCTGAACGTGCAGCGCCTCAAGACCTACCTGTCCAAGCTCGTCATGATCCCGCGCAAGAAGACCGCCAACAAGGGCTTCTGCGGCATCCCCGATGACACCCCGCGCGAGAAGCTCGCCACCATGGTGCTGAGCCAGCAGAAGATCAAGGACGTCATGCCGGTCGTTCAGCCCTTCACGGCGGAGGCCCCGCGCCCGGTGACCTCCGAGGAGGCTGCCGCGCTCAGTTACAAGAGGCTGCGCCAGGCCAGGAAGGCCGCCAAGGCAAAGAAGACCGCCGAGGAATAG
- a CDS encoding ribosomal protein S16, putative, whose product MLMKLQMADEITKGKGQRVQTFGRKKRAVAVALCTRGSGMIRVNGRPLDHIRPEALRTKVLEPLYVMGSKRIANIDIRIRVRGGGFTGQVYAIRQAISKAVVAYYQKYVDEASKKKIVDELVGYDRSLLIADPRRCEPKKFGGPGARARYQKSYR is encoded by the coding sequence ATGCTCATGAAGTTGCAGATGGCAGACGAGATTACAAAGGGCAAGGGACAGCGTGTCCAGACCTTCGGCAGGAAGAAGCGCGCCGTTGCGGTCGCTCTCTGCACCAGGGGCTCCGGCATGATCCGTGTCAACGGCCGCCCCCTCGACCACATCCGCCCCGAGGCCCTGAGGACCAAGGTCCTTGAGCCTCTGTACGTCATGGGCTCGAAGCGCATCGCCAACATCGACATCAGGATCCGCGTCCGTGGCGGTGGTTTCACCGGCCAGGTGTACGCCATCAGGCAGGCCATCTCCAAGGCCGTCGTGGCCTACTACCAGAAGTACGTCGACGAGGCCTCCAAGAAGAAGATCGTTGACGAGCTTGTCGGCTACGACAGGTCCCTGCTTATCGCCGACCCCCGCCGCTGCGAGCCCAAGAAGTTCGGTGGTCCAGGTGCCCGTGCGCGCTACCAGAAGTCGTACCGTTGA
- a CDS encoding ATP synthase F1 gamma subunit , putative, whose amino-acid sequence MALLPRFRFGSSAASLLRGDAGVAPVQRRCFGSGDMQAVAIRIKSVKSIQKITKAMKMVAASKLKADQRRLEAGLPFSTPTQNVMNLLPISTTEPAGKNTALVVLASDKGLCGGINSAVAKMTKGLVAGGEAGGAAFSLYCVGEKVRSALETAYGKYFKSVFTEVSRTPFNYAKAAMISEALRQGNHDRIRIVYNHFKSAISYETRTLDVLSLPQFKAMHKRELNVYESEPEMAEFFPDFYEFYLTCCVYGCMLDSLAAEQSARMSAMDNASTNASDMLQSLTLKYNRARQSKITLELIEIIGGANAL is encoded by the exons atggcgctgctgccccGCTTCAGGTTCGGCTCCTCGGCCGCTTCGCTtttgcgcggcgatgcggGCGTTGCTCCGGTGCAGCGGAGATGCTTCGGCAGTGGCGATATGCAGGCGGTTGCCATCCGCATCAAGTCAGTCAAGTCCATCCAGAAG ATTACCAAGGCCATGAAGATGGTTGCAGCCTCGAAGCTCAAGGCTGACCAGCGCCGACTGGAGGCCGGCCTTCCATTCAGCACGCCGACACAG AACGTGATGAACCTGCTTCCCATCTCTACCACCGAGCCGGCCGGGAAGAACACCGCACTGGTCGTGCTCGCATCGG ACAAGGGTCTTTGTGGCGGCATCAACTCCGCCGTGGCCAAGATGACCAAGGGGCTGGTTGCCGGGGGCGAGgctggcggcgcagccTTCTCGCTGTACTGCGTTGGCGAGAAGGTGCGCAGCGCCCTCGAGACCGCGTACGGAAAGTACTTCAAGAGCGTGTTCACGGAGGTGTCGCGCACCCCCTTCAACTACGCGAAGGCCGCGATGATCAGCGAGGCCTTGCGCCAG GGGAACCACGACCGCATCCGCATCGTCTACAACCACTTCAAGAGCGCCATCAGCTACGAGACCAGGACGCTCGACGTGCTCTCCCTCCCGCAGTTCAAGGCGATGCACAAGAGGGAGCTCAACGTGTACGAGAGCGAGCCCGAGATGGCGGAGTTCTTCCCCGATTTCTACGAGTTCTACCTGACCTGCTGTGTCTACGGCTGCATGCTGGATTCGCTCGCAGCCGAGCAGTCGGCGCGTATGTCCGCGATGGACAACGCCTCGACCAACGCCTCGGACATGCTGCAGTCGCTGACGCTCAAATACAACCGCGCGCGTCAGTCGAAGATTACGCTCGAGCTCATCGAGATCATTGGAGGTGCGAACGCGCTGTAG
- a CDS encoding WD domain, G-beta repeat containing protein, putative — MDKTVKVASEDVIKLILQYLKENRLSKSLMMLQEEAGVSLNSVPSVDSLVADAQMGRWNQVLDAVDTMSLSQETLFKLYDQIIRELVDLRESTLATAVLENALPMREMEREHPDKYRILADLCRKRPAETREIYASSHDAVGQQPLTKDKRRAIVAEALKSEIDSVPPSRLTALLGMAMKWQHNVGIISSGDQFDVFRNTSTTATRGDEPSVKEVAKIIRFADNAHPECAIFTPNGQYLISGSSDGFIEVWNWHLGQLDPDLEYQNKDQFMLHETLIVSLAVSRDSEILASGDKDGHIRIWKIATGECVRKMNNAHDGAVTCMTFSRDSTSLLTGSFDKTARVHGLKSGKPLRTFKGHHSIVNAAIYSYDGTKVITGSSDGYVKIWDSRTTDLLKSFLAFTGSDPSSGLKPETPRPVNSILSLPYTGGDELIIVCTRSSSLSIYKLNGICVKHYSVEETAGNNFLDVAVSRKLNWVYSVGEGNWLYCFNKAGALEHSFKVHDKDVIGIAHHPQDAVVATWALDGTIKLLYP; from the exons ATGGACAAGACCGTCAAAGTGGCGTCGGAAGA CGTGATCAAGCTGATCCTCCAGTACCTCAAGGAGAACAGGCTCTCGAAGTCGCTGATGATGCTGCAGGAGGAGGCTGGGGTGTCGCTGAACAGCGTGCCGAGCGTTGACTCGCTGGTTGCGGACGCGCAGATGGGCCGGTGGAACCAGGTGCTCGACGCTGTGGACACCATGTCGCTTTCGCAGGAGACGCTGTTCAAGCTGTACGACCAG ATAATCAGAGAGCTGGTTGACCTCCGGGAGAGCACGTTGGCCACCGCCGTCCTGGAGAACGCGCTGCCGATGCGCGAGATGGAGCGCGAGCATCCCGATAAATATCGCATTTTGGCTGACCTGTGCCGGAAACGCCCCGCCGAGACGCGCGAAATATACGCAAGTTCACACGACGCCGTCGGCCAGCAGCCACTCACCAAAGACAAGCGGCGCGCCATCGTTGCGGAGGCGCTGAAGAGCGAGATTGACAGCGTCCCGCCGTCGAGGCTCACCGCGCTCTTGGGCATGGCGATGAAGTGGCAGCACAACGTGGGCATCATTTCCAGCGGCGACCAGTTCGACGTGTTCCGCAACACCTCCACCACGGCCacgaggggcgatgagccGAGTGTCAAGGAGGTCGCCAAGATAATCAGATTCGCGGACAACGCGCACCCCGAGTGCGCCATATTCACGCCCAACGGCCAGTACCTAATCTCTGG GTCATCCGACGGGTTCATCGAGGTGTGGAACTGGCACCTCGGGCAGCTTGACCCCGATCTGGAATACCAGAACAAGGACCAGTTCATGCTGCACGAGACGCTCATCGTGAGCCTCGCCGTCAGCCGTGATTCCGAGATCCTGGCGAGCGGCGACAAGGACGGCCACATCAGGATCTGGAAGATAGCGACCGGGGAGTGCGTGCGCAAGATGAACAACGCCCACGACGGCGCAGTCACGTGCATGACCTTCAGCCGCGATTCCACCAGCCTGCTTACCGGCTCCTTCGACAAGACGGCCAG GGTCCACGGCCTCAAGTCAGGCAAGCCCTTAAGGACGTTCAAGGGCCACCACTCGATAGTCAACGCCGCCATCTACTCCTACGACGGGACCAAGGTGATCACTGGATCTAGCGACGGCTACGTCAAGATCTGGGACAGCCGCACCACCGACTTGCTGAAGTCGTTCCTAGCCTTCACCGGCAGCGACCCCAGCAGCGGCTTGAAGCCCGAGACCCCGAGACCGGTGAACAGCATCCTGAGCCTGCCGTACACGGGCGGCGACGAGCTCATCATCGTGTGCACCCGCTCCTCGTCGTTGTCGATCTACAAGCTGAACGGGATCTGCGTCAAGCACTATTCCGTGGAGGAGACCGCCGGGAACAACTTCCTCGACGTAGCGG TGTCAAGGAAGCTGAACTGGGTTTACTCCGTCGGCGAGGGCAACTGGCTGTACTGCTTCAACAAGGCCGGCGCCCTGGAACACAGCTTCAAGGTCCACGACAAGGACGTGATCGGCATCGCGCACCACCCGCAGGACGCCGTGGTAGCCACGTGGGCGCTGGACGGCACCATCAAGCTGCTGTATCCCTGA